The stretch of DNA CATCGACATTGCAACACAATTGTTGAATTGTGAAACCTCTACAGAACTTTGGGGTGAAGTCCAAAACCTAGTAAGCACAATCACAAAATCAAGGACAATCCACCTAAAGTTATAATTTCACAACACTCGCAAAGGAGAATGAAGATAGATCAATATCTTCTTAAAATGAAGAACTTTGCTTTCCAATTACACTTTCTTGCACACTACTTGCACAAGCATCATACCCATTCATCCAAGACGACCTCCCGTGTCTTTACATAATCCACTAACATTCTACACTTTCTTTTAACATTCTTATTCATGTGAAATTGACTAAGAATGTTAAAAGTTtcagaaaaaatatatactaatttcatttactaaagaaaaaaaaacaatgaaaaagactTGAGGGAAGACATCACTCtcgaattatttaaattgagtGGTTAAATATAGTAAATCTTGTATGTTTCGTTTAATAAGTGATACATCACCATGTACTTTTTCATTATGTTTTAAGTGAATAACAGTGACCAAACAACAAGTATAATTAAAGACTTTAAACTAGCATGAGTTTAAAGAATATTGATGAAACTTAAATATGAtacaaagaatatttttatcatttattgtcAAAAGATTTGAGTCAAATACAAACTTCATTTAAATGTATCTTGAGAttcaagttaaaatttaaatttctgcAAACTTTTAAGGAGCAACTTCCACCCATTAAATTAAACAcagttttaaatatttgtatgcaTATGTAGTAAGCATAAGACATGCATATAAACACACCTATTACTTGTTGCATTTCCTAAGGAATTATCTTGTATGtttatatcttaattattaCCCACTAAagcaaacaattttaaaatgttgaacACACATTCTTACTAGGTTAAAATGAAACGAAAAAAcacattcatttttatttttgaatcatATTAAAGTTAGTAAAATGTTTATGAGTTTCACTAAACTCTTAATCatgtcaatattttaaaattgttcacTAAGTTTTAATTTGTCAATATATGAATGACTTATACTAATGCATCCACCAGCTCATGAATATGATTTCTACATAGAAATTTCACAATCCACACACCTCTATTACACACTAATTTACCATGTAGTTTAAAAGAATAATCACATTTTCTTGTTCTAGTTACAATGACTTATAAGTCCTTCTTGTAACACATGTGTTTTCTGCTTTGTTTTACGTCCTAACAATAAATATGTCTTCCTTTCTTATTGTCCACATTTTTTGTATATATCTTCATATGACAATAAATAActcaaacttaaattttatcCTACAAATCCATTTAAGTATATTATCTCGCTCAATACCTACAAAAATacattacaatatcaaaatatatgtcACTTGTCAAATTTTTGAcacaaataataacatattttacttACCTTGTTTGTTGTGAAGGCTTCACTATTTCTCTATTTCATTTGTTGTTGACTCTCAATTTATCCATACCAATCAACATATTactgttatttgattttttattccAAGCCTTATCAGCCATTTTGTTGTCAAACATAATCACCGTAATAACTTTCAAGCACATAATCATTTATgccaaacaaaattatatttatggaCTACAAAatctgaaataaaattttacattttagatttaTCGATCTAAAAGGTAAAAATTGTATTCTACATTACATGACCTAAAATAAGAATTTACCTTCTTTCcaaataatcaatataaaacataaaattttcagtaacccaaaatgtaattTTACCTTCAATATTGGTCaactgaaatataaaatttcattataaattgtgtaattcaaaatataaattttatgcatATTTTGAATGATAAATATACTTCATGTATTTACTTATGGACGACACAATCCAACACCATcttttttactttcaaattatataaattgtaactaaattttttattttgaattgtttaatATGAAAAACTTCTAAATTACcgtttagaaataatttaaaaatcaataataaatttacttttgCTCCCATCTTCAAAGAAAACATCTAATGCTCACCAAATCAGATACCTTATCCAAAAACTTTTATCTTCAACAGTATCCTGATAATGCTTAGATTTTTCAAAGCAGCGCTGTGGAAATGAAATACAAAAATGTAGTTTTGATAgctttaaaaatatacaaaccATAGAGGGTAAAATAGGTATGTCAAAATTTTGGAAGGTGTAGGAGAAATTTATGTGGTGCAGAAAGAAATTCTCTATTAACAAACCCAGAGGCCCGTGAAGAAGAACACAGAAGGAAAAAGTGAAGTTACGAGAATGTGATAGAGAGAAGAAACCATGTTCTTTCGATACAGAAACGTTGAAGAAGGAACTGGCCGTGGAAATGAAAGTGACTTGGAAGAACAACAAGAAGAAACGTTGTTTACCCACGTTGTCTCACTTCACTGACCTTCCCTTCGAGCATAACGACCAACCCCATTCACAAGATGGCGCGCGTGTTCCCGATCCCGACCAATCTCGTGCTGCACAATTGGCGGATGAATTCCAAGCTCAAGGAGACAAGCTCGCTATGGTATGTTTCTTTATTACACATACCCATGTTGATGTCTTAGGTTcagttgtttatttattatttattttgtaaaagcGAAAGGTGGACTAAGATAAATTAGAATTGTGAAAGCTGCGTACAAGAACTTGGGGTGGGAAAATATGACTAAAATTGAATCGTTTTTCTGaacttttatcaatttaatgAGACAAGGGTCGCTGAATTTATGATTTATATAGAAAATTGATGTTTTTCCCACTCTGATTTGCTTTTCTGAACGTGAATGTTAAGGCTGAAAGTTTCATACTAGTATTTTTCTTAAGAGTTTAACTACACTATACATTAAGCACTTTTCTTGTGGGTTTTTCCCAGTACATTGGATTTTAAACACCTTTATACTTTCAAGTGAAAACCAATCAAAAATCACATTTAATATAACGTAGATATTATAACAGTTAATAAATTTACATACGTAATAGTTTGTGATGCGTGATAGGTGATTGTAAATTTGTATTACCTTGTAATTGTAAAAGTTCTTTTCCCTTGTGCGTAATAAGTTTGTGTAGACTAGAGGATTTTAACCATTACTTAAGTCCTCTCCAGGTAGGAACGGTTAAAACTTTGTTAACTTTTGTTAATCGATATGAGCATATTGATGGCTTTGATAAACTACAGCACTCTATTTAACAAATAGAATCGTGCAACACAGTTTTATAAACACGAATTGAGAGAATgtaaaaattatcttatattgGAGACAAGCATTTTGAATTTGTGTTCAAAACAATCCCAACCTTTTTACTGGTCGCTCCTCGGTTAGTATACCATCATAAAGCTATCAACAAACTCTTAGTCTCCATGCTTTGTCTCCATCTGAGCTATCATATTGATCCTTAATGTTAATGATGGTTGGAATTCAGTGgcctataaaaaaaatgaaatatataaggactctgttaaaaaaattaactgtgGGTGGCTATTTTGGAAGACTTTAAATGATTTTATCGCAATCAGGAATCAGAGAATTAGAGTATGAAAATCTTGCCTTCACTCTCCCTTACATATCTTGAAATTCCTTCCCATTTCATGTCAAACTTAATGTATGTCCTAGCTTTTTTCCAATTTATGCAAGTATACTTGGAAACGTTGTTAGATCTTGTCTGAATAATCTTGTTCAACGAGAACTTATAACCGAATCAAATCACTAAGTAATATGAACTAAACTTTtccataagttaaaattaactaatGCGTAAGTAAAAATAAGTCTTTGAAAAAGTTTATTAAGAGAACTTCTATAAAAGTTGAACTGTATAAGTTGATTTTAGCGTATTAGAGAAGCTTAATTCATTTGACTCTGTGTTCGTATAATTGCTTGTTCAGAAGATAATCCAAACAAGACCTTCATCTGTTTGAGTCTGAGATTTTGCTTCTATAAGttagctctagataccaatttgattattgaattttttttttcaagcttTTTCCAGATTAAGCTACTCTACCTGGAAAAAAGTTTTGTTTAAAGTAAATTACGATCACAATTATCAGTCGAAGTATTGTTGATGAGTATTCTATTTGTAAGTCACTTGCATTTCAGCTATATGGACACAGCTATGGTGGCAATCTCTTAGACATTTACTTACAGTTGGGAGTAGCATTTTATCGGTTCATCTAGACAACAGCAAGATTATTTTGGTTCCACAATTAATGACTTGCTTTACAACTTATATAGAATTTGGTCACTTTATGCTTTCAAGAGATTGTTAATAGTAAAAACGATAAATAAGACATGTGCTTTTGTTATGTCTCAATTTCATCTGTCACGGGCTACATTCCAATTTGAAACGTATGATATATATCTACTTATTTTAATCTTGAAACTGTAATCAAGCTAAAAGTGAAAAAAACGTGTGGTTATTGCTTCTTCGATCTATCAATAACCAACACCAAATGTATGAAGTAGGAGGACTAGTAATCGATTACAGTGATGTAATGTAAGGACAAGGCAGGGAACAACTAAATATTCCATGAAGAATGAAGAGAAATGGTCGTCACACTAATAATCTCCCCATCATTATTCTCTTTCTCTTAGAGTATCAGGACACAAAATCTCTCAATTATGAATTTGTTAGCCTTTGCCTTGGGCTCCTTCTCTCATCCAGGATTCCCAGATCTCCTCCGACAGTTTTGATCCTTGTCCTAATTCTCTAGTCATGTGTCCGTTCTTTTTTCTTAGATTTCAATTATCTATGGGTATATATGCCATGTTCTTGTCcaacaatttttaaaacttgGTGTCTCCTTGTGATGTTTTATGTCTTTGTCAGTGCCTTGTTTTGTAGTTAATAACATCTTGTTCTTGCAGGATGGGAAGTACCAGAAAGCACTAAGTAAATGGGAAGCTGCTCTTGTGTTGGCACCTGATGTTCCAATTTTGCATGAACAAAAAGCCCAAGTTTTACTGGAAATTGGAGACACTTGGAATGCTCTAAAGGCTGCAACTCGTGCGTCTGGGAACTTGATTTTGTTTAATCTTGTGTATTGAATCTAAtctaatgaaaatttaaattacaatttattccaatttattatatatttaattctgcAAAGAAGTAGACTATTTATGTGAAGCTTTTCTTCTGCTGATTGTTAAACTGTTAGTTGTTTAGTGCTTGAAATTTGTTAATCTATGTGCCCTCTACTTGACAGGAGCGACTGAATTGGACCCATCATGGGCTGAGGTATGatactattttatttgaattaaccATTACACATTGTGACTTTTACAATATTCCTTCCTACTAATGATATTTATGTACATTATTTAGTTTCAGGTAGTTTTGTGCCTAAATAagtatataattattgtttgacAATGGATGTGTGGAATTTGAAAGATTCTCTCAGAAAATTCTTAAACTCAGAAAAACTTTGACCTGTGTGTATGTGATCTATCTCATGCATATAATTGGTCTTCCTCATTTTGATCTCCAATTATGGGTTGAAATCTGAGGCAATTATATGctgtttgtcttttttttttattgaatccAAAAAAACTAGTAGTATGAAGATATATTTGAAATTGAGTTTCACTGTCACCTGATTCACATTTGTTCTTGTAATGTATATGCTTAAGTGATGAGTGTGATCGGTACTGTAAAGGAATCAGCATTGAAAATGTAAGTGTATGATCTAGAACCATGTTAGATTTTTCTTGATTATGAGATAAAATGTTCTAACTTTTTGGCTTTCTATGCTCTATGTCTGTGTTATGATTTGGTACATGATCACTATGTTACATTTTATATCAAACTTTTTGCTGGTTGTATTTGTAGGACTTATGGTCTTAACTAGAAAATATGCCAAAGTTTGATTTTGAATCACCGTGATAATGCCTACTAGAGCAAAGCTAGTACATTTCAGTTTCATAGTTgaatcatgcaattcaatttTGATCCTTCCAGGCATGGGTCACACTTGGCAGAACACAACTGAATTTTGGTGAGCCAGATAATGCTATTGAAAGCTTTGACCGAGCTTTAGCTCTCAAGGTTAGTAATTGTTGAAGCACAtgattttctttccttttttatttgtatgaatttatttcaaggTAATTTAGTTTCCTTTTCACAGCAAAAAAGTTATAATcaataaatattagaatagtCTCCCTATGTACGTGCATACATGTGTACTTCTTGCACTCATTATCACAATAATATTCAGttcttaatctttttttatagtGTCTTCATGGTGCTTGCTTGGAGGACGGATTCAGTCTTTTTCCCGAGAAAAGTCATGTAACTCTATGTGTTGAATAGTCAACTTCAATTTtcctaaaaacaaatataaaacaaacCAGTTAACTAAAGTTACGTGACTTTTCTTGAAAAAAGGTTACTGAATCCGATCTAGCTTGCTTGGTACTTGGGTTAGATAATCCAGTATTGACCTtggatttatatttataaattcaagAACCAGATGATTGACTTCCTATAATTGGCATTCAAATATACTGGTTAAATAAAGTGGTAAATAAGTTTACAAATCACATCTTCACTAAAACACATTTTGGAGCAGTAGTATGTGGAGAAACTACTCAGTGATCGATcacaacttcaatattttaattagcaGAACTAAATGAGAATTGTCATTTACTTTTGGGTTTGAGGTCTTTTGTGGAAATTTAGGTTCCTGGTATATATGCATGGTCTCTTCTGAAGCTTAAGCTGAATCACCACGGATATTCATATTTTCTCCAGTTTTAGATGGATACTGAACAAAGTTTATGATTGTGCAGCCTGATTACGAGGAAGCTAAAGAAGATAGGAAAACCTCTTTACATCTTGTAAAGAAGAGAAAGCAACTTCATTCATCTGGTTTGAGTGCCACTCAAAATCGCTATGTGGTGGGTGAAAAGGATGAAAACCAGTGAAGGTATATAAGCAAGGGCAAAAGTTATGATTCAACGTAATATTTGGTTATGCTAGTTGCTGTAGATATAGCAAATTTCAGTCTGTGTACTTTTCAGTAGCTCAATACTCAAAAAAAGTTCATTAGGTGGTAAAAGGTGGCGCAATGGTTATGTTAATGTGATAGTGTAAAGATGGTTGTTTcgtataatattttcaaaatggtTGAAATTCAATCATTCCCAAATTTAGAGCCGCCACtggaaaaaaaagggaaaaacaacCAATGCAGTCAAAATATTGAACATATCTAGACTCAACCTAATGTGTACTgtttatgtataaatttaatcgaattgttttcaatttaagtCACTTATTCTAAGGTTTCTAACcttcattatttttgtattatgtaACTAAATTCGGAAAATGGAGTTGTTGTATAAACAGAAGTGTAAAATAGAAGATATACTTTCTTGTTTAACAGTTTTATATCAAAAACAACTTTTTCTATTGACCTACAATTAAGGTGATTTTTGAGTCTAACATTAGGTTTTTATATCtcataaatacattttttaattatatttaagataaaatacTACATTGTCTCGTAATGAAAAAGGaactagttttaaaaaaatttaaatttactgaGTTAGAATTTATTTATCGAAGTACTCCAATATCTCGATGAAACTCTAGATAATAGAAGTGGAAGATAAGGTTCAAGACAATATTCTTCATATTTAGAttgaataataattgaattttaatatgtaataaactataattattagAATGGAGTTTAATGAGGGGATGCTCTCCTATTAGTAGGCTACCAATAGTTTATAATTCAAACCAATgaactaaaaaattaattgtttgcCCTAATTTATCCACTTTGGAAAGGAAtatagagagagaagagaatgaGATAAGAACAAATCTTGGTGTTAATTTTCGCATTGAAAGTGTCTTGTCAACAAATGGTGAATGATAAAAAGACTCCCCTCTTGTGGTGTGTTGTACGGGTGGAAAAAGTTGTTTTTGTTTAGTTGATTGTAGTCTTGGTTCAACAATTAGagacttaaaatatttttttcttttctttcatatcaattttaaaagcgaataattaaattaaaataataggaaaTAAAGTGAAGGTTTACTTTGCACGTGTTGGtccaatttacattaaatttacaaattcaCTATTTTCCCCTCTAAAAAGTATCATCAACAAACTATTATTCATAACACACAGGTCAGAGCCAAGCTACAGGATCACCAAGTAACACTTCTGTAATTAAAAGTCCTAATAGTTATTGGCTTTAGATTAACTCAATATATGATCAATAAATCACTCCAGAACTTCTTATACTGAAACAAAAACACACCCCTTTTTATTATCAACAAACCGGACATCGACATTAATATAAAGAACATGGCTTACCAAAACATGACAATCAGAACGTTATATTCTGCATGGAGAAAAAAAGTAGCCAATCAATTTTCATATCATCCACATATATTACAATGCTATATGACCTGCAAAAAGGACCAAGACTTCATGTATCACAGTTTCTATTGATGCATTATGCTCTTTGGCCTCTAAAATCCTTTCTCACCAAACGGCATGTATCCAAAAGTCAGTAAAATCTATCGTAGTTTTACAGCCTAAGAAAATGAGTTATCTAAAACAAATGCAGGAAATAGAAAACATTAGGTATTAGCAGTTAGCACATACGCCCTTATGTTAATGTTCTCTCTGACTCAATCTGGATTGCATTCATTTTCTCTTCAGAATTCAGAGTATTTGCTGCAGTTATAAGCATCTCCATTCCTCCAACTTTATCAGATTCCCGTTCACGTTTTCTGCTCCATTTCTTGTCAATG from Vigna unguiculata cultivar IT97K-499-35 chromosome 8, ASM411807v1, whole genome shotgun sequence encodes:
- the LOC114193383 gene encoding tetratricopeptide repeat protein 33, whose translation is MKVTWKNNKKKRCLPTLSHFTDLPFEHNDQPHSQDGARVPDPDQSRAAQLADEFQAQGDKLAMDGKYQKALSKWEAALVLAPDVPILHEQKAQVLLEIGDTWNALKAATRATELDPSWAEAWVTLGRTQLNFGEPDNAIESFDRALALKPDYEEAKEDRKTSLHLVKKRKQLHSSGLSATQNRYVVGEKDENQ